From a region of the Dermatophagoides farinae isolate YC_2012a chromosome 3, ASM2471394v1, whole genome shotgun sequence genome:
- the LOC124495078 gene encoding uncharacterized protein LOC124495078 isoform X4 encodes MNKNNLKLNCEPMAENISLAWRNLSYEVSGWFGSGKKSILKRLNGHVTYGSMNAFLGPSGAGKTTMLNCLNGTLRSGITSDSEIYLNRAERNQTPIIRFVEQHVHETIIARMTVREILHYAFRFKNPMSQWNRMNQHILSVLNELLLDKTILDNHFEKCSGGEQRRIAIAQELMSLEKPTFLFVDEPTTGLDSNAALLVMECLRKLAGNNRLTILVSIHTPNSDIMSLFDKVFILAKGGVCIYSGPPNDLRNYLKQKIDDEFDTEKPPIEEYLDIACEGFNKFVRKLADSTLIEQHEKLVPLVDDLLFLSNGIQQRRKWFSIDDLMLQLYRIFKITFVAEYKTFVMQFPFFFFLIGIMTLLFDPNMTHAETCYSFDADDSEFNITCRDKLHAEALTNDYKMNQWYWLNLTALAILCMSSLFFNPILKVFRNEHRNQWYSLGTFYWAFMIVRFIELTIMAGFIGLVAYFIIDHLYVDHYQMNWNRFGNYVYFIWLTNLYQQSIGYFVCVLLLDKIEVSIVTSYMLAVSEQFFTGYMFDPYKMKNMPSIFLRMSELLSFKTGPNGLMYTMYGLDRCEDEKKMSFVLEDFGVNVDTVYSDSYKMMINIVIFRSLIFIMMVYHFSGINRPKNFIKSSKSHQDSIKTIDYGNLSDQKNEMIDLSKAVRIKKEDEIGFDDFSRNKIIVAWRSLTLFGTKSIYEIRSVENEGPNSKQILKNLNGQFHFGTMNALMGPSGAGKTSLLNVLNGRSKTRLSDNTKFYLSKFTPIRVCYLTQEVSGHLLPGLTAKQSLTYASMLKNAMENEKLDHEAIAMKILKELDLVDTKDTYVQNCSGGQRKRLALGLELTSIRMPNLICIDEPTSGLDSSSAQVVVSCLRQVAHHHNICIITSIHQPTAEVFSMFDQIYVLAKGGVCVYSGPPSDIRQHLTKVSDRMDQDDIFPVEELIKYSCLSYEDPSVQDLVTSSNEKMLTQDVIISEETTPVMDGIPTNRYRFSMKSVWILMIRYVFYVRGYLWPILALMYGLYLCFGITMNILFDHNMIFIDGCVNLEDEFNSTCNQTQEKDDEDFHLEASFIYVAFSYGMFLFLVLVQSAIMFSKEIVFFCNEHRNGWYSTGAFYFMKMWVELLPQIPIFLLYTLLIDIYEPVRPGIYFSIAFYIILGAAAYQSVGHLLSIVTYGEFVALVISIPGVEAIFLAVSNLGTPVKRLHYLLQFISIFAPTRFGIEAMLLLQYGFDRCRRKEVQKILFQLKMENDEHEHHTTFLIQTLIMLIFNLLFYRLVSLLLMIIKCNHVDDRRKRALKIADFHQKHLIEPSNVFIPGLQCDSELIVKRIQV; translated from the exons atgaataaaaacaatttgaaattgaattgtgaaCCTATGGCCGAGAATATTTCATTGGCATGGCGAAATTTATCGTATGAAGTGAGTGGCTGGTTCggaagtggaaaaaaatccattctaAAACGTTTGAATGGCCATGTCACTTATGGCAGTATGAATGCATTTCTGGGACCAAGTGGAGCAGGTAAAACTACAATGCTCAACTGCTTGAATGGTACACTTCGTAGTGGTATCACTTCGGACTCCGAGATTTATCTGAATCGTGCAGAACGTAATCAAACGCCAATTATTCGATTTGTCGAGCAACATGTTCACGAAACCATCATTGCTCGAATGACAGTTCGAGAAATACTTCACTATGCATTTCGTTTCAAGAATCCTATGAGCCAAtggaatcgaatgaatcagCATATACTTTCAGTGTTGAATGAACTTTTACTCGATAAAACCATATTGGATAATCATTTCGAGAAATGTTCTGGCGGAGAACAACGACGTATTGCCATCGCTCAGGAATTGATGTCATTGGAAAAGCCGACTTTTTTGTTCGTCGATGAACCAACAACCGGCCTTGATAGTAATGCTGCTCTACTTGTTATGGAATGTTTACGAAAATTAGCTGGTAATAACCGATTGACTATTCTGGTTTCAATACATACCCCCAACTCAGACATTATGAGCTTATTCGATAAAGTGTTCATTTTGGCCAAAGGTGGTGTTTGCATCTATTCAGGCCCACCAAACGATTTACGTAActatttgaaacaaaaaattgatgacgaATTTGACACAGAAAAGCCACCCATTGAAGAATATCTGGATATCGCTTGTGAAGGTTT TAATAAATTCGTACGTAAATTGGCTGATTCGACACTGATTGAACAACATGAAAAACTTGTGCCATTAGTTGATGATTTGCTATTCTTATCCAATGGTATACAACAACGACGTAAATGGTTTTCAATCGATGATCTCATGCTACAATTATATCGAATATTCAAGATTACATTCGTGGCTGAATATAAAACTTTCGTAATGCAATttccattctttttctttttaattgGAATCATGACCTTATTGTTTGATCCAAATATGACACATGCTGAAACATGTTATTCATTCGATGCTGATGACAGTGAATTCAATATTACATGTCGAGATAAATTACATGCCGAAGCATTAacaaatgattataaaatgaatcaatggtATTGGCTTAATCTAACTGCTTTGGCTATCTTGTGTATGAgtagtttattttttaatccAATACTCAAAGTTTTTCGTAATGAACATCGTAATC aatGGTATAGTCTTGGTACATTTTATTGGGCATTTATGATTGTACGGTTCATTGAATTAACTATTATGGCTGGATTCATTGGTTTAGTAGCatattttattatcgatCACCTAtatgttgatcattatcaaatgaattggaatCGTTTTGGGAATTACGTCTATTTTATTTGGCTTACAAATCTTTATCAACAAAGTATTGGATATTTTGTCtgtgtattattattggataaaATTGAAGTATCAATCGTAACATCATATATGCTTGCTGTTAGTGAACAATTTTTCACCGGTTATATGTTTGATCCTTAtaagatgaaaaatatgccatcaatttttttacgtATGtctgaattattatcattcaaaactGGTCCTAATGGATTAATGTATACAATGTATGGATTGGACCGGTGtgaagatgaaaagaaaatgtcaTTCGTGCTTGAAGATTTTGGTGTTAATGTCGATACAGTATATAGTGATtcatataaaatgatgatcaatattgtCATCTTTCGTTCGCTGATATTCATTATGATGGTTTATCATTTTAGTGGTATTAATCGACCGaagaattttattaaatcatcaaaatctcATCAAGATTCGATCAAAACTATTGATTATGGAAATTTATCCGatcagaaaaatgaaatgattgatttatccAAAGCTGttcgaatcaaaaaagaagatgaaattggattcgatgatttttctagaaataaaattattgttgcTTGGCGTTCCCTTACTTTGTTTGGAACTAAATCCATCTACGAGATTCGAAGTGTAGAAAATGAAGGACCAAATTCTAAACAAAttctgaaaaatttgaatggtCAATTCCATTTTGGCACCATGAATGCATTAATGGGGCCATCTGGTGCCGGAAAAACTTCACTTTTGAATGTTCTTAACGGTCGGTCTAAAACTCGATTAAGCGATAATACCAAATTCTACCTCAGTAAATTTACTCCCATACGTGTTTGTTATCTTACGCAAGAAGTTTCAGGCCATTTGCTACCCGGTTTGACTGCCAAACAGAGTTTGACTTATGcatcaatgttgaaaaatgctatggaaaacgaaaaattggACCATGAAGCGATCGCTATGAAAATTCTCAAAGAATTAGATCTGGTCGATACGAAAGACACTTATGTGCAAAATTGTTCGGGTGGTCAACGGAAACGCTTGGCGCTTGGTCTGGAACTCACATCGATTCGGATGCCTAACTTGATTTGTATTGATGAACCAACAAGTGGTTTGGATTCTAGTTCAGCTCAAGTTGTCGTGTCATGTTTGCGACAAGTGGCTCACCATCACAACATTTGCATCATCACATCGATTCATCAGCCAACCGCCGAAGTGTTTTCCATGTTTGATCAGATTTATGTCCTAGCTAAAGGTGGTGTATGTGTCTATTCGGGTCCACCATCTGATATACGTCAGCATTTGACCAAAGTTTCAGACCGAATGGATCAAGATGATATCTTTCCAGTTGAAGAGTTGATCAAGTATTCTTGTCTCAGTTATGAAGATCCTTCTGTTCAGGATTTAGTAACCtcttcaaatgaaaaaatgttgacTCAAGATGTAATCATATCAGAGGAAACGACCCCTGTCATGGATGGTATACCAACAAATAGATATCGTTTCTCAATGAAATCTGTTTGGATATTGATGATACGATATGTATTCTATGTTCGTGGTTATTTATGGCCAATTCTTGCTCTAATGTATGGTCTTTATCTATGTTTTGGAATaacaatgaatattttatttgatcataatATGATATTCATCGATGGTTGTGTAAATCTGGAAGATGAATTCAATAGTACTTGTAATCAAACACAGGagaaagatgatgaagattttcaTCTAGAagcatcattcatttatgttGCATTTAGTTAtggaatgtttttatttcttgtaTTGGTTCAATCGGCCATAATGTTTTCGAAAGAAATTGTATTCTTTTGTAATGAACATAGAAACG GATGGTATAGTACTGGtgcattttatttcatgaaAATGTGGGTAGAATTATTACCACAGATTCCAATCTTTCTATTGTATACGCTTTTGATCGATATCTATGAACCTGTACGGCCGGGaatatatttttccattgcaTTCTATATAATTCTTGGCGCTGCTGCCTATCAATCTGTTGGTCATCTACTTTCGATTGTTACATATGGTGAATTTGTGGCATTAGTAATTTCAATACCAGGTGTTGAGGCGATATTTTTGGCGGTCAGTAATCTTGGTACACCTGTGAAACGTTTACATTATTTGCTACAATTTATATCGATTTTTGCACCAACACGTTTCGGCATTGAAGCTATGCTTCTCTTACAATATGGATTCGATCGTTGTCGCCGTAAAGAAGTacagaaaattcttttccaattgaaaatggaaaatgatgaacatgaacaTCATACTACGTTTCTTATACAAACACTTATCATGTTGATATTTAATTTACTATTTTATCGTTTagtatcattattattgatgataatcaaatgtaatcatgttgatgatcgcAGAAAACGTGCATTGAAAATTGctgattttcatcaaaaacatcTGATTGAACCATCCAATGTTTTTATACCCGGTTTACAATGTGACAGTGAATTAATTGTCAAAAGAATTCAAGTATAA
- the LOC124495078 gene encoding uncharacterized protein LOC124495078 isoform X6, whose protein sequence is MNAFLGPSGAGKTTMLNCLNGTLRSGITSDSEIYLNRAERNQTPIIRFVEQHVHETIIARMTVREILHYAFRFKNPMSQWNRMNQHILSVLNELLLDKTILDNHFEKCSGGEQRRIAIAQELMSLEKPTFLFVDEPTTGLDSNAALLVMECLRKLAGNNRLTILVSIHTPNSDIMSLFDKVFILAKGGVCIYSGPPNDLRNYLKQKIDDEFDTEKPPIEEYLDIACEGISNKFVRKLADSTLIEQHEKLVPLVDDLLFLSNGIQQRRKWFSIDDLMLQLYRIFKITFVAEYKTFVMQFPFFFFLIGIMTLLFDPNMTHAETCYSFDADDSEFNITCRDKLHAEALTNDYKMNQWYWLNLTALAILCMSSLFFNPILKVFRNEHRNQWYSLGTFYWAFMIVRFIELTIMAGFIGLVAYFIIDHLYVDHYQMNWNRFGNYVYFIWLTNLYQQSIGYFVCVLLLDKIEVSIVTSYMLAVSEQFFTGYMFDPYKMKNMPSIFLRMSELLSFKTGPNGLMYTMYGLDRCEDEKKMSFVLEDFGVNVDTVYSDSYKMMINIVIFRSLIFIMMVYHFSGINRPKNFIKSSKSHQDSIKTIDYGNLSDQKNEMIDLSKAVRIKKEDEIGFDDFSRNKIIVAWRSLTLFGTKSIYEIRSVENEGPNSKQILKNLNGQFHFGTMNALMGPSGAGKTSLLNVLNGRSKTRLSDNTKFYLSKFTPIRVCYLTQEVSGHLLPGLTAKQSLTYASMLKNAMENEKLDHEAIAMKILKELDLVDTKDTYVQNCSGGQRKRLALGLELTSIRMPNLICIDEPTSGLDSSSAQVVVSCLRQVAHHHNICIITSIHQPTAEVFSMFDQIYVLAKGGVCVYSGPPSDIRQHLTKVSDRMDQDDIFPVEELIKYSCLSYEDPSVQDLVTSSNEKMLTQDVIISEETTPVMDGIPTNRYRFSMKSVWILMIRYVFYVRGYLWPILALMYGLYLCFGITMNILFDHNMIFIDGCVNLEDEFNSTCNQTQEKDDEDFHLEASFIYVAFSYGMFLFLVLVQSAIMFSKEIVFFCNEHRNGWYSTGAFYFMKMWVELLPQIPIFLLYTLLIDIYEPVRPGIYFSIAFYIILGAAAYQSVGHLLSIVTYGEFVALVISIPGVEAIFLAVSNLGTPVKRLHYLLQFISIFAPTRFGIEAMLLLQYGFDRCRRKEVQKILFQLKMENDEHEHHTTFLIQTLIMLIFNLLFYRLVSLLLMIIKCNHVDDRRKRALKIADFHQKHLIEPSNVFIPGLQCDSELIVKRIQV, encoded by the exons ATGAATGCATTTCTGGGACCAAGTGGAGCAGGTAAAACTACAATGCTCAACTGCTTGAATGGTACACTTCGTAGTGGTATCACTTCGGACTCCGAGATTTATCTGAATCGTGCAGAACGTAATCAAACGCCAATTATTCGATTTGTCGAGCAACATGTTCACGAAACCATCATTGCTCGAATGACAGTTCGAGAAATACTTCACTATGCATTTCGTTTCAAGAATCCTATGAGCCAAtggaatcgaatgaatcagCATATACTTTCAGTGTTGAATGAACTTTTACTCGATAAAACCATATTGGATAATCATTTCGAGAAATGTTCTGGCGGAGAACAACGACGTATTGCCATCGCTCAGGAATTGATGTCATTGGAAAAGCCGACTTTTTTGTTCGTCGATGAACCAACAACCGGCCTTGATAGTAATGCTGCTCTACTTGTTATGGAATGTTTACGAAAATTAGCTGGTAATAACCGATTGACTATTCTGGTTTCAATACATACCCCCAACTCAGACATTATGAGCTTATTCGATAAAGTGTTCATTTTGGCCAAAGGTGGTGTTTGCATCTATTCAGGCCCACCAAACGATTTACGTAActatttgaaacaaaaaattgatgacgaATTTGACACAGAAAAGCCACCCATTGAAGAATATCTGGATATCGCTTGTGAAG GTATCAGTAATAAATTCGTACGTAAATTGGCTGATTCGACACTGATTGAACAACATGAAAAACTTGTGCCATTAGTTGATGATTTGCTATTCTTATCCAATGGTATACAACAACGACGTAAATGGTTTTCAATCGATGATCTCATGCTACAATTATATCGAATATTCAAGATTACATTCGTGGCTGAATATAAAACTTTCGTAATGCAATttccattctttttctttttaattgGAATCATGACCTTATTGTTTGATCCAAATATGACACATGCTGAAACATGTTATTCATTCGATGCTGATGACAGTGAATTCAATATTACATGTCGAGATAAATTACATGCCGAAGCATTAacaaatgattataaaatgaatcaatggtATTGGCTTAATCTAACTGCTTTGGCTATCTTGTGTATGAgtagtttattttttaatccAATACTCAAAGTTTTTCGTAATGAACATCGTAATC aatGGTATAGTCTTGGTACATTTTATTGGGCATTTATGATTGTACGGTTCATTGAATTAACTATTATGGCTGGATTCATTGGTTTAGTAGCatattttattatcgatCACCTAtatgttgatcattatcaaatgaattggaatCGTTTTGGGAATTACGTCTATTTTATTTGGCTTACAAATCTTTATCAACAAAGTATTGGATATTTTGTCtgtgtattattattggataaaATTGAAGTATCAATCGTAACATCATATATGCTTGCTGTTAGTGAACAATTTTTCACCGGTTATATGTTTGATCCTTAtaagatgaaaaatatgccatcaatttttttacgtATGtctgaattattatcattcaaaactGGTCCTAATGGATTAATGTATACAATGTATGGATTGGACCGGTGtgaagatgaaaagaaaatgtcaTTCGTGCTTGAAGATTTTGGTGTTAATGTCGATACAGTATATAGTGATtcatataaaatgatgatcaatattgtCATCTTTCGTTCGCTGATATTCATTATGATGGTTTATCATTTTAGTGGTATTAATCGACCGaagaattttattaaatcatcaaaatctcATCAAGATTCGATCAAAACTATTGATTATGGAAATTTATCCGatcagaaaaatgaaatgattgatttatccAAAGCTGttcgaatcaaaaaagaagatgaaattggattcgatgatttttctagaaataaaattattgttgcTTGGCGTTCCCTTACTTTGTTTGGAACTAAATCCATCTACGAGATTCGAAGTGTAGAAAATGAAGGACCAAATTCTAAACAAAttctgaaaaatttgaatggtCAATTCCATTTTGGCACCATGAATGCATTAATGGGGCCATCTGGTGCCGGAAAAACTTCACTTTTGAATGTTCTTAACGGTCGGTCTAAAACTCGATTAAGCGATAATACCAAATTCTACCTCAGTAAATTTACTCCCATACGTGTTTGTTATCTTACGCAAGAAGTTTCAGGCCATTTGCTACCCGGTTTGACTGCCAAACAGAGTTTGACTTATGcatcaatgttgaaaaatgctatggaaaacgaaaaattggACCATGAAGCGATCGCTATGAAAATTCTCAAAGAATTAGATCTGGTCGATACGAAAGACACTTATGTGCAAAATTGTTCGGGTGGTCAACGGAAACGCTTGGCGCTTGGTCTGGAACTCACATCGATTCGGATGCCTAACTTGATTTGTATTGATGAACCAACAAGTGGTTTGGATTCTAGTTCAGCTCAAGTTGTCGTGTCATGTTTGCGACAAGTGGCTCACCATCACAACATTTGCATCATCACATCGATTCATCAGCCAACCGCCGAAGTGTTTTCCATGTTTGATCAGATTTATGTCCTAGCTAAAGGTGGTGTATGTGTCTATTCGGGTCCACCATCTGATATACGTCAGCATTTGACCAAAGTTTCAGACCGAATGGATCAAGATGATATCTTTCCAGTTGAAGAGTTGATCAAGTATTCTTGTCTCAGTTATGAAGATCCTTCTGTTCAGGATTTAGTAACCtcttcaaatgaaaaaatgttgacTCAAGATGTAATCATATCAGAGGAAACGACCCCTGTCATGGATGGTATACCAACAAATAGATATCGTTTCTCAATGAAATCTGTTTGGATATTGATGATACGATATGTATTCTATGTTCGTGGTTATTTATGGCCAATTCTTGCTCTAATGTATGGTCTTTATCTATGTTTTGGAATaacaatgaatattttatttgatcataatATGATATTCATCGATGGTTGTGTAAATCTGGAAGATGAATTCAATAGTACTTGTAATCAAACACAGGagaaagatgatgaagattttcaTCTAGAagcatcattcatttatgttGCATTTAGTTAtggaatgtttttatttcttgtaTTGGTTCAATCGGCCATAATGTTTTCGAAAGAAATTGTATTCTTTTGTAATGAACATAGAAACG GATGGTATAGTACTGGtgcattttatttcatgaaAATGTGGGTAGAATTATTACCACAGATTCCAATCTTTCTATTGTATACGCTTTTGATCGATATCTATGAACCTGTACGGCCGGGaatatatttttccattgcaTTCTATATAATTCTTGGCGCTGCTGCCTATCAATCTGTTGGTCATCTACTTTCGATTGTTACATATGGTGAATTTGTGGCATTAGTAATTTCAATACCAGGTGTTGAGGCGATATTTTTGGCGGTCAGTAATCTTGGTACACCTGTGAAACGTTTACATTATTTGCTACAATTTATATCGATTTTTGCACCAACACGTTTCGGCATTGAAGCTATGCTTCTCTTACAATATGGATTCGATCGTTGTCGCCGTAAAGAAGTacagaaaattcttttccaattgaaaatggaaaatgatgaacatgaacaTCATACTACGTTTCTTATACAAACACTTATCATGTTGATATTTAATTTACTATTTTATCGTTTagtatcattattattgatgataatcaaatgtaatcatgttgatgatcgcAGAAAACGTGCATTGAAAATTGctgattttcatcaaaaacatcTGATTGAACCATCCAATGTTTTTATACCCGGTTTACAATGTGACAGTGAATTAATTGTCAAAAGAATTCAAGTATAA